The genomic DNA CACTATTTTAGATGAAACAGTCCAGTACGCAGAAAGTAACAACCCTTTAAGGATTGGATATTAGTTTAGACCATCTAGCAGGCTTTCGATGGGTTGTCGCTCTAGATCTCGACCGATGAAGACGAGGCGGGTTTGTCGGGGTTCATCGGTATTCCAGGGGCGGTCGTAGAAGGTATCAAAGCGGTTTCCAACACCTTGGAGAACTAAGCGCATGGGTTTATTGGGGACTTGGACAAAGCCTTTAATCCGGTAAATTTCATGGTTTTGGACAAACTGTTGTAGGGTTTGGGTGAGTTGCTTGGGGTCGAAGGTGCGATCGCACACGACCTCAACTGAATTAATATGATCGTCATGCTCATGCTCTTCTTCATGGTCGTGGTGACTGGGACGAGAGTCTAGATTATCCTCAACAGCAGCATTAAAGCCTAATAAGACTTGAGAATCAATTTGCCCTTGATGACAAGCCACTTGTTTAACAGAAGGCGAAACTTCCTGTTTTAACCAGTTTTGTACTTGTTCTAAGCCAGGTTCATTGACTAAATCAGTTTTCGTCAATAAAATCAAATCCGCACAAGCTAATTGATCTTCAAATAATTCCTCAATCGGAGTTTCATGATCCAAATTTGGATCGGCTTTTCTCTGCTCCTCCAGTGCGTCTAAATCTCCCACTAAAGTTCCCG from Roseofilum reptotaenium CS-1145 includes the following:
- the cobW gene encoding cobalamin biosynthesis protein CobW encodes the protein MHKIPVTIITGFLGAGKTTLIRNLLQNQEGRKIAVLVNEFGEVGIDGDLLRSCQVCDEEEDPNNNIVELTNGCLCCTVQEEFYPTMQKLLERRDQLDSIVIETSGLALPKPLIQAFRWPEIRNGATVDGVVTVVDTHALATGTLVGDLDALEEQRKADPNLDHETPIEELFEDQLACADLILLTKTDLVNEPGLEQVQNWLKQEVSPSVKQVACHQGQIDSQVLLGFNAAVEDNLDSRPSHHDHEEEHEHDDHINSVEVVCDRTFDPKQLTQTLQQFVQNHEIYRIKGFVQVPNKPMRLVLQGVGNRFDTFYDRPWNTDEPRQTRLVFIGRDLERQPIESLLDGLN